One window from the genome of Bradyrhizobium xenonodulans encodes:
- the parC gene encoding DNA topoisomerase IV subunit A, with protein sequence MGKRIVPPEEPAEIHDVPLREALEERYLAYALSTIMHRALPDARDGLKPVHRRILYGMRLLRLDPGTAFKKSAKIVGDVMGSFHPHGDQAIYDAMVRLAQDFSSRYPLVDGQGNFGNIDGDNPAAYRYTEARMTDVARLLLEGIDEDGVEFRPNYDGQSKEPVVLPGGFPNLLANGAQGIAVGMATSIPPHNAAELCDAALHLIEKPDAKSRALLKWVKGPDFPTGGICVDSKQAIAEAYTTGRGSFRVRARWEQEEGARGAWVVVVTEIPFLVQKSRLIEKVAELLDQKKLPLVGDIRDESAEDVRIVIEPKSKNVDPALMMESLFRLTELENKIPLNLNVLIKGRIPKVVGLAECLREWLDHLRDVLIRRSNYRKAQIEHRLEVLGGFLIAYLNIDEVIRIIRNEDEPKPALMKEFKLTEVQAEAILNMRLRSLRKLEEMEIRTEDKNLRAELKGINAVLASEPEQWKKVGEQVGKVRDMFGPKTPLGKRRTTFADAPEHDLAAMEEALVEREPVTVVVSDKGWIRTMKGHVEDLSGLAFKQDDKLGFAFFAETTSKLLLFATNGKFYSLDVAKLPGGRGHGEPIRLFIDLEQEAAPVALFVNKGGRKFLVASHEGQGFVVNEDDCVGTTKKGKQVLNVDMPNEARAITEVTGDTVAVIGENRKMLVFPLDQVPEMARGRGVRLQKYKDGGLSDIAVFEAKAGLTWRDSAGREFSATMKELAEWQGTRADAGRLPPKGFPKSNKFGRVIG encoded by the coding sequence ATGGGAAAACGAATCGTTCCGCCGGAAGAACCGGCCGAAATTCACGATGTGCCGCTGCGTGAGGCGCTGGAAGAGCGCTATCTTGCCTATGCGCTCTCCACCATCATGCACCGCGCGCTGCCCGACGCGCGCGACGGCCTGAAGCCGGTGCACCGGCGCATCCTGTACGGCATGCGCCTGCTCCGGCTCGATCCCGGCACGGCCTTCAAGAAATCCGCCAAGATCGTCGGCGACGTGATGGGCTCGTTCCATCCGCACGGCGACCAGGCCATCTACGACGCCATGGTCCGCCTCGCGCAGGATTTCTCCTCGCGCTATCCGCTGGTCGACGGCCAGGGCAATTTCGGCAATATCGACGGCGATAACCCCGCCGCCTACCGCTACACCGAAGCGCGCATGACCGACGTCGCGCGGCTTCTGCTGGAGGGCATCGACGAGGACGGGGTCGAATTCCGTCCGAACTACGACGGCCAGTCGAAGGAGCCGGTCGTGCTGCCCGGCGGCTTTCCGAACCTGCTCGCCAACGGTGCGCAGGGCATCGCGGTCGGCATGGCGACCTCGATCCCGCCGCACAACGCCGCCGAGCTCTGCGACGCCGCGCTGCATCTGATCGAGAAGCCCGACGCCAAATCCAGGGCGCTGCTGAAGTGGGTGAAGGGTCCGGATTTCCCGACCGGGGGCATCTGCGTCGATTCCAAGCAGGCGATCGCCGAAGCCTACACCACCGGTCGCGGCTCATTCCGCGTCCGCGCCAGGTGGGAGCAGGAGGAGGGCGCGCGAGGCGCCTGGGTCGTGGTCGTCACCGAGATCCCCTTCCTGGTGCAGAAGTCGCGTCTGATCGAGAAGGTCGCCGAGCTGCTGGACCAGAAGAAGCTGCCGCTGGTCGGCGACATCAGGGACGAGTCGGCCGAAGACGTCCGCATCGTGATCGAGCCGAAATCGAAGAACGTCGATCCCGCGCTGATGATGGAATCGCTGTTCCGGCTGACCGAGCTCGAGAACAAGATTCCGCTGAACCTCAACGTGCTGATCAAGGGCCGCATCCCCAAGGTGGTGGGGCTGGCGGAGTGCCTGCGCGAATGGCTCGACCATCTGCGCGACGTCCTGATCCGCCGGAGCAACTACCGCAAGGCGCAGATCGAGCACCGGCTGGAAGTCCTCGGCGGCTTCCTGATCGCCTATCTGAACATCGACGAGGTGATCAGGATCATTCGCAACGAGGACGAGCCGAAGCCGGCGTTGATGAAGGAGTTCAAGCTCACCGAGGTGCAGGCTGAAGCCATCCTCAACATGCGTCTCCGGAGCTTGCGCAAGCTCGAGGAAATGGAGATCCGCACCGAGGACAAGAACCTCCGTGCCGAGCTCAAGGGCATCAACGCGGTGCTCGCCTCGGAGCCCGAGCAGTGGAAGAAGGTCGGCGAGCAGGTCGGCAAGGTCCGCGACATGTTCGGACCGAAGACGCCGCTCGGCAAGCGCCGCACCACCTTTGCCGACGCGCCCGAGCACGATCTCGCCGCGATGGAGGAAGCTCTCGTCGAGCGCGAGCCGGTGACGGTCGTGGTCTCCGACAAGGGCTGGATCCGCACCATGAAGGGCCATGTCGAGGATCTCTCGGGCCTCGCCTTCAAGCAGGACGACAAGCTCGGTTTTGCGTTCTTCGCGGAAACGACGTCGAAGCTGCTGCTGTTTGCCACCAACGGCAAATTCTACTCGCTCGATGTCGCAAAACTGCCGGGCGGCCGCGGCCACGGCGAGCCGATCCGCCTGTTCATCGATCTCGAGCAGGAGGCCGCGCCCGTCGCGCTGTTCGTCAACAAGGGCGGACGCAAATTCCTGGTCGCGAGCCACGAGGGCCAGGGCTTTGTCGTCAACGAGGACGATTGCGTCGGCACCACCAAGAAGGGCAAGCAGGTCCTCAACGTCGACATGCCCAACGAGGCGCGCGCGATCACCGAGGTTACAGGCGACACCGTCGCAGTCATCGGCGAGAACCGCAAGATGCTGGTCTTCCCGCTCGACCAGGTGCCGGAGATGGCCCGCGGCCGCGGCGTCCGCCTCCAGAAGTACAAGGACGGCGGCCTCTCGGACATTGCCGTGTTCGAGGCCAAGGCGGGCCTGACCTGGCGGGACTCCGCGGGCCGCGAATTCTCCGCGACCATGAAGGAGCTCGCGGAGTGGCAAGGCACCCGCGCCGACGCCGGCCGCCTGCCGCCGAAGGGTTTCCCGAAGTCGAACAAGTTCGGCCGGGTGATCGGGTAG
- the lepB gene encoding signal peptidase I, translating to MSVTSGTKTESGVGETIRVVIHALLIALVIRTFLFQPFNIPSGSMKATLLVGDYLFVSKYSYGYSHYSIPFSPNLFSGRIWGSDPNRGDIVVFRLPKDDSTDYIKRVIGLPGDRVQMRDGLLYINDTPVERQRMSEFVGEDPCGSEGGGISRVKRWKETLPNGVSYETLDCADNGYMDNTNVYNVPPGHFFMMGDNRDNSTDSRFLGQVGYVPQENLIGRAQMIFFSIAEGEHAWMFWRWPWAVRWNRFFNIVR from the coding sequence ATGAGCGTGACTTCGGGAACGAAAACTGAAAGCGGCGTCGGCGAAACGATCCGGGTCGTGATCCACGCTCTCCTGATCGCGCTGGTGATCCGCACGTTCCTGTTCCAGCCCTTCAACATCCCGTCCGGTTCGATGAAGGCGACGCTGCTGGTCGGCGACTATCTGTTCGTCTCGAAATATTCCTACGGCTATAGCCACTACTCGATTCCGTTCTCGCCGAACCTGTTCTCCGGAAGGATCTGGGGCTCGGATCCGAACCGCGGCGACATCGTCGTGTTTCGCCTGCCGAAGGACGACTCCACCGACTACATCAAGCGCGTGATCGGCCTTCCCGGCGACCGCGTCCAGATGAGGGACGGGCTGCTCTACATCAACGACACCCCGGTCGAGCGGCAGCGCATGAGCGAGTTCGTCGGCGAGGATCCGTGCGGCTCCGAAGGCGGCGGCATCTCGCGGGTGAAGCGCTGGAAGGAGACGCTGCCGAACGGCGTCTCCTACGAGACGCTCGACTGCGCCGACAACGGCTACATGGACAACACCAACGTCTACAATGTGCCGCCCGGCCACTTCTTCATGATGGGCGACAACCGCGACAACTCCACCGACAGCCGCTTCCTCGGCCAGGTCGGCTACGTTCCGCAGGAGAATTTGATCGGCCGCGCCCAGATGATCTTCTTCTCCATCGCCGAAGGCGAGCATGCCTGGATGTTCTGGCGCTGGCCGTGGGCGGTGCGCTGGAACCGGTTCTTCAATATCGTCCGATGA
- the recO gene encoding DNA repair protein RecO yields the protein MEWTDEGIVLGVRRHGESSAIVELLTRAHGRHLGLVRGGAGSRMRPLLQPGNSVSAVWRARLDEHLGTYAIEGLKLRAATLLGSSHGVYGVTHLASIARLLPERDPHGDIFARLEHSLDDFDDIGSAAVHVIHFELAMLAELGFGLALENCAVTGETTELIYVSPKSGGAVSRGAGEPWCDRLLRLPPFLRHGEAAREVTEQDLQDGFRLTGLFLLRHVLEPRGQGHSDARAGFINALTRQQARAAIPAP from the coding sequence ATGGAATGGACCGACGAAGGCATCGTGCTGGGCGTGCGGCGGCATGGCGAGAGCAGCGCCATCGTCGAGCTCTTGACGCGTGCGCATGGCCGGCATCTCGGCCTCGTGCGCGGTGGCGCCGGTTCGCGGATGCGGCCGCTGCTGCAACCCGGCAACAGCGTCAGCGCGGTGTGGCGGGCGCGGCTCGACGAGCACCTCGGTACCTATGCCATCGAGGGCTTGAAGCTGCGCGCGGCGACCCTGCTGGGATCCTCCCATGGCGTCTACGGCGTCACCCATCTGGCCTCGATCGCGCGGCTGCTTCCCGAGCGCGATCCGCACGGGGACATTTTTGCGCGGCTCGAGCATTCGCTCGATGATTTCGACGACATCGGCAGCGCCGCCGTGCACGTCATCCATTTCGAGCTGGCGATGCTTGCCGAGCTCGGATTTGGGCTCGCGCTGGAAAACTGCGCGGTGACCGGGGAGACCACGGAGCTGATCTATGTCTCGCCGAAATCCGGCGGCGCGGTCTCGCGCGGCGCGGGCGAGCCGTGGTGCGATCGCCTGTTGCGGCTGCCGCCGTTCCTGCGCCACGGCGAAGCCGCGCGCGAGGTCACCGAGCAGGATCTCCAGGACGGCTTTCGGCTGACCGGCCTGTTCCTGCTGCGACACGTGCTGGAGCCGCGCGGGCAGGGCCATTCCGACGCGCGCGCCGGCTTCATCAACGCGCTGACGCGGCAGCAGGCGCGCGCCGCGATTCCCGCGCCATGA
- the acpS gene encoding holo-ACP synthase, which yields MIIGIGSDLIDITRVAKVIERHGERFLDRIFTAAERAKAERRAKNERMVVATYAKRFAAKEACSKALGTGIRLGVWWRDMGVVNLPGGRPTMQLTGGALARLQALTPEGFEARIDLSITDDWPLAQAFVIISAVPLAKP from the coding sequence ATGATCATCGGCATCGGCTCCGACCTGATCGACATCACCCGGGTGGCCAAGGTGATCGAGCGCCATGGCGAGCGCTTCCTCGACCGCATTTTCACCGCGGCCGAGCGCGCCAAGGCGGAGCGGCGCGCCAAGAACGAGAGGATGGTGGTCGCGACCTACGCCAAGCGCTTCGCCGCCAAGGAAGCCTGCTCCAAGGCGCTTGGCACCGGGATCCGGCTCGGTGTCTGGTGGCGTGACATGGGCGTGGTCAACCTGCCCGGGGGGCGCCCGACCATGCAGTTGACGGGCGGGGCGCTCGCCCGGCTCCAGGCCCTGACGCCGGAGGGGTTCGAGGCCAGGATCGACCTGTCGATCACCGACGACTGGCCGCTGGCACAGGCCTTCGTCATCATTTCCGCCGTGCCGCTGGCCAAGCCTTGA
- a CDS encoding GMC family oxidoreductase: MYDVIVVGGGSAGAAVAARLSEDPARRVLLLEAGLDWRADEAPWEVRTPNPIPIIHKREYQEKWQWPDLLTRRVAGQEPRFYWRGKGLGGSSMMNGQIAIRGVADAFDEWAATGCTGWSAREVMPLFSIIEDDLEFGDADGHGRGGPLPVYRAPPEKWGPIDRGLRDAALASGYPWCADVNGADGEGVACYPINSRDSRRITTNEGYLEPARGRANLEIRGRALVDRVLISDGRATGLRVHIEGQGTHEISARQIVLCAGAIHSPAILLRSGIGPADELKAMGIAVQRDLPVGRHFFDHPLFRATIQLHEDLRPTDPDTRHTNCCVTYSSGLADGGKRDMILIAFNHRGIGAPGAIGAGLFNAYSRGTLKLASADPAIDPVVEENMLADPRDMLRMMDAVKWLAVITSQPALSGIADWIRLADTDLTLPKAAALPDHELDAVLRRETGDIQHAAGSCRMSGVNDADGVVNPDGTVKGISGLRVADASIMPSDCRANTHFTTVVIGEAIARMMMR; encoded by the coding sequence ATGTACGATGTCATTGTTGTCGGCGGCGGCTCCGCCGGCGCCGCTGTGGCCGCAAGGCTCTCCGAGGATCCCGCACGCCGCGTGCTGCTGCTCGAAGCCGGTCTCGACTGGCGCGCCGATGAGGCGCCCTGGGAAGTGAGGACGCCGAACCCGATCCCGATCATCCACAAGCGCGAGTATCAGGAGAAATGGCAATGGCCTGATCTTCTGACGCGCCGGGTGGCGGGGCAGGAGCCGCGCTTTTACTGGCGCGGCAAGGGGCTCGGCGGATCGTCGATGATGAACGGCCAGATCGCGATCCGCGGCGTTGCGGATGCCTTCGACGAGTGGGCCGCCACCGGCTGCACCGGCTGGTCGGCCAGGGAGGTGATGCCGCTGTTCTCGATAATCGAGGACGATCTGGAATTCGGCGACGCTGACGGCCACGGCCGCGGCGGGCCGTTGCCGGTCTATCGCGCACCGCCGGAGAAATGGGGCCCGATCGATCGGGGCTTGCGCGATGCCGCGCTGGCGAGCGGCTATCCCTGGTGTGCCGACGTCAACGGCGCGGACGGCGAGGGCGTCGCCTGCTATCCCATCAACAGCCGCGACAGCCGCCGCATCACCACCAATGAGGGCTATCTGGAGCCCGCGCGCGGCCGCGCCAATCTGGAAATTCGCGGGCGTGCGCTGGTCGATCGCGTGCTGATCAGCGACGGAAGGGCGACCGGCCTTCGTGTTCACATCGAAGGGCAGGGCACCCACGAGATCAGCGCGCGTCAGATCGTGCTGTGCGCCGGCGCCATCCACAGCCCGGCGATCCTGCTGCGCTCGGGCATTGGACCTGCGGATGAGTTGAAGGCGATGGGGATCGCGGTCCAGCGCGATCTACCTGTGGGGCGCCACTTCTTCGACCATCCGCTGTTTCGCGCCACGATCCAGCTTCACGAAGATCTGCGGCCGACCGATCCCGACACCCGTCACACCAATTGCTGCGTGACCTATTCGTCCGGCCTCGCCGACGGCGGCAAGCGCGACATGATTCTGATCGCCTTCAATCACCGCGGCATCGGCGCGCCCGGGGCCATCGGTGCCGGGCTGTTCAACGCGTATTCGCGTGGAACGCTCAAATTGGCCTCGGCCGATCCCGCGATCGATCCCGTCGTCGAGGAGAACATGCTGGCCGATCCCCGCGACATGCTGCGCATGATGGATGCGGTGAAGTGGCTCGCCGTAATCACCTCCCAGCCGGCGCTTTCAGGCATTGCCGATTGGATCAGGCTTGCCGACACCGACCTGACGTTGCCGAAGGCGGCAGCATTGCCGGATCACGAGCTCGACGCGGTGCTGCGGCGTGAGACCGGCGACATCCAGCATGCCGCCGGGAGCTGCCGCATGAGTGGCGTCAATGACGCCGATGGCGTGGTCAATCCCGATGGCACCGTGAAGGGTATCTCCGGCTTGCGCGTCGCCGACGCCTCGATCATGCCGTCCGATTGCCGCGCCAACACGCATTTCACGACGGTGGTGATCGGGGAAGCGATCGCGCGGATGATGATGCGATAG
- a CDS encoding DUF1877 family protein, with the protein MACRGVFFAITPGQANALLAADDDDSIMALIEAIEETWDEDNLAECDKAWDAMHRCLTDGRLEYGKGADPLNHCILGPRQLHQGEAYIVSLTSDEKVREVAAALKDVTEEWFRQQYRTIVPKDYAPEYGEQDLAYTWDWFKGVRELYAKAADRGRAVVFTVDQ; encoded by the coding sequence ATGGCATGCCGCGGGGTATTTTTTGCAATCACCCCGGGGCAGGCGAATGCGCTGCTCGCTGCAGATGACGACGACAGCATCATGGCGCTTATCGAGGCTATCGAGGAAACGTGGGACGAGGACAATCTGGCCGAATGCGACAAGGCTTGGGATGCGATGCATCGCTGCCTCACAGATGGTCGGCTAGAATATGGGAAGGGCGCCGATCCGCTCAATCATTGCATTCTCGGGCCGCGACAACTCCATCAGGGCGAGGCCTACATCGTTTCGCTGACATCAGACGAAAAGGTCCGGGAGGTGGCTGCCGCGCTTAAGGACGTCACTGAGGAGTGGTTTCGGCAGCAGTACCGTACGATTGTTCCAAAGGACTATGCGCCCGAGTATGGCGAACAAGACCTGGCTTATACCTGGGATTGGTTCAAGGGCGTGCGGGAGCTCTACGCGAAGGCTGCGGATCGCGGCCGTGCGGTTGTTTTCACCGTGGATCAGTAA
- a CDS encoding chromate resistance protein ChrB domain-containing protein — MSTFTTISNDKLARLIGTANGPALIDVRTEEDFAADRRLIPGSIKLSHDNVTDWGGDFAGRRAVVLCFRGEKLAQGTAAWLRQLGVEAETLEGGFEGWKAAKLPLVDARKLPPRDAKGRTVWVTRARPKVDRIACPWLIRRFVDPNAVFLYVAPSEVVAVGERFNAAPFDIENVFWSHRGELCTFDVMIEEFGIATPPLLRLATLVRGADTARPDLAPEAPGLLAASLGLSRMYDDDLAQLEAGMTLYDAFYRWCRDATGETHNWPTNKVKA; from the coding sequence ATGTCTACTTTCACGACGATATCCAATGACAAGCTGGCACGGCTGATCGGCACGGCGAACGGCCCTGCCCTGATCGATGTGCGCACCGAGGAGGATTTTGCCGCCGACCGGCGGTTGATCCCCGGCTCGATCAAGCTCAGCCACGACAACGTGACGGACTGGGGCGGCGATTTCGCCGGCCGCCGGGCCGTCGTCTTGTGCTTCCGCGGCGAGAAGCTCGCGCAGGGCACGGCGGCCTGGCTCCGCCAGCTCGGCGTCGAGGCCGAGACGCTGGAGGGCGGCTTCGAGGGCTGGAAGGCGGCCAAGCTGCCGCTGGTCGACGCCCGCAAGCTGCCGCCGCGCGACGCCAAGGGACGCACCGTCTGGGTCACGCGGGCGCGGCCGAAGGTCGACCGCATCGCCTGCCCCTGGCTGATCCGCCGCTTCGTCGATCCCAACGCGGTGTTCCTGTATGTGGCGCCATCCGAGGTGGTCGCGGTCGGCGAGCGGTTCAATGCCGCACCGTTCGACATCGAGAACGTGTTCTGGAGCCACCGCGGCGAGCTCTGCACCTTCGACGTGATGATCGAGGAGTTCGGCATTGCCACGCCGCCGCTGCTCCGGCTCGCGACGCTGGTGCGCGGCGCCGACACCGCGCGGCCCGACCTCGCGCCGGAGGCCCCCGGCCTGCTCGCAGCGTCGCTCGGGCTGTCGCGCATGTATGACGACGACCTCGCGCAGCTCGAGGCCGGCATGACGCTCTACGACGCCTTCTACCGCTGGTGCCGCGACGCCACCGGCGAAACCCACAACTGGCCGACCAACAAGGTGAAGGCGTAA
- the era gene encoding GTPase Era: MTAETSGEAPAATRCGFVALIGAPNVGKSTLVNALVGAKVTIVSRKVQTTRALIRGIVIENNAQVILVDTPGIFLPKRRLDRAMVSTAWSGAHDADLVCVLLDAKAGIDEEAEAILTKVASVKHEKILVINKVDLVQREKLLALAQAANERMPFAKTFMIAAISGDGVDDLRHTLAEIVPPGPFLYPEDQMSDAPMRQLAAEITREKIYRKLHQELPYQSTVETDKWEERKDKSVRIEQTIFVERESQRKIVLGAGGATIKSIGADSRKELAEILGVPVHLFLFVKVRENWGDDPDRYREMGLEFPKE; this comes from the coding sequence ATGACGGCTGAAACAAGCGGCGAGGCGCCCGCCGCGACGCGCTGCGGCTTCGTTGCGCTGATCGGCGCGCCGAATGTCGGAAAATCCACGCTGGTCAACGCGCTGGTCGGCGCCAAGGTCACCATCGTCTCGCGCAAGGTGCAGACCACGCGCGCGCTGATCCGCGGCATCGTCATCGAGAACAACGCGCAAGTGATTCTGGTCGACACGCCCGGCATCTTCCTGCCCAAGCGCCGGCTCGACCGCGCGATGGTGTCGACCGCCTGGAGCGGGGCACATGACGCCGATCTCGTCTGCGTGCTGCTCGATGCCAAGGCCGGGATCGACGAGGAGGCCGAGGCGATCCTCACCAAGGTCGCCAGCGTGAAACACGAGAAGATCCTGGTGATCAACAAGGTCGATCTGGTTCAGCGCGAGAAGCTGCTGGCGCTGGCGCAGGCCGCCAACGAGCGCATGCCGTTCGCGAAGACCTTCATGATCGCGGCGATCTCGGGCGACGGCGTCGACGACCTCAGGCATACGCTGGCCGAGATCGTGCCGCCGGGGCCGTTCCTCTATCCCGAGGACCAGATGTCGGACGCGCCGATGCGGCAGCTTGCGGCCGAGATCACGCGCGAGAAGATCTATCGCAAGTTGCACCAGGAATTGCCCTACCAATCCACGGTCGAGACCGACAAGTGGGAGGAGCGCAAGGACAAGTCGGTGCGCATCGAGCAGACGATCTTCGTGGAGCGCGAGAGCCAGCGCAAGATCGTGCTCGGCGCGGGCGGCGCCACCATCAAGTCGATCGGCGCGGACTCGCGCAAGGAGCTCGCCGAGATCCTGGGCGTGCCGGTGCACCTGTTCCTGTTCGTCAAGGTACGCGAGAACTGGGGCGACGATCCCGATCGCTACCGCGAGATGGGCCTGGAATTTCCCAAAGAATAA
- the rnc gene encoding ribonuclease III → MKDEAKDIATQPIEAQAVPEGEAAPKTPAKKKRVRKAKATDANAALEARIGYSFADPNQLIQAITHVSALKSGRKRGDSYQRLEFLGDHVLGLVVSDMLYHAFPNADEGELSKRLAELVRKESCADVAKSLGLLDDIKLGSVGPSADARLRKSVLGDICEAVIGAIFLDGGHAAASDFVKRNWTERMHKPRRPLRDPKTVLQEWAQGKGLPTPVYREVERTGPHHDPQFRVAVDLPGLAPAEGIGGSKRAAEKVAASVMIEREGVGGGNDG, encoded by the coding sequence ATGAAAGACGAAGCCAAGGACATCGCGACCCAACCGATCGAGGCGCAAGCCGTCCCTGAGGGCGAAGCTGCACCGAAGACGCCTGCGAAGAAGAAGCGGGTACGCAAGGCCAAAGCCACGGATGCGAATGCGGCACTCGAGGCGCGCATTGGTTACAGCTTTGCGGATCCGAACCAGCTGATCCAAGCGATCACGCATGTCTCGGCGCTGAAATCCGGGCGCAAGCGCGGCGACAGCTATCAGCGGCTGGAATTCCTCGGCGACCACGTGCTCGGGCTCGTCGTCTCCGACATGCTCTATCACGCCTTCCCGAATGCCGACGAGGGCGAGCTGTCCAAGCGTCTTGCAGAACTGGTGCGCAAGGAGAGCTGCGCCGACGTCGCCAAGTCGCTCGGTCTGCTCGACGACATCAAGCTCGGCTCGGTCGGGCCCAGCGCCGACGCCCGCCTGCGCAAGAGCGTGCTCGGCGACATCTGCGAGGCCGTGATCGGCGCCATCTTCCTCGACGGCGGCCATGCGGCGGCATCCGACTTCGTCAAGCGCAACTGGACCGAACGCATGCACAAGCCGCGGCGTCCCTTGCGCGATCCCAAGACCGTGCTGCAGGAATGGGCGCAGGGGAAGGGGCTGCCGACGCCTGTCTACCGCGAGGTCGAGCGCACCGGCCCGCATCACGATCCGCAGTTCCGCGTCGCGGTGGACCTGCCGGGACTGGCGCCGGCCGAAGGCATCGGCGGCAGCAAGCGCGCAGCAGAAAAGGTGGCGGCCTCGGTGATGATCGAACGTGAAGGCGTTGGCGGCGGCAATGACGGCTGA
- the chrA gene encoding chromate efflux transporter produces the protein MDTRNVQAGADAGHGISFGEAFRVWLRVACLSFGGPAGQIAVMHRILVEEKRWISEGRFLHALNYCMLLPGPEAQQLATYVGWLMHRTAGGLMAGGLFVLPGIIAIMGLSYIYAAFGNVSFVEALFFGLKAAVLAIVVEAVVRVGKRALKNRIMIALAAIAFVAIFFFAVPFPIIIIAAGIIGYAGARSGRPEFAPAGHGDGGSTAAIDSMLGEAVPEHVRPNTARAIRVGALWLALWLVPVSALLLILGQASVFSQIALFFSKMALVTFGGAYAVLAYVAQQAVEHYHWLKPHEMLDGLGMAETTPGPLIMVLQFVGFMAAYRDPSGLSPMLAATLGGLLATWVTFTPCFLWIFVGAPYIERLRGNTGLAGALSAITAAVVGVILNLSIWFALHTLFRETVPVHAFPLNFDMPVLTSVDIPALLLSIAAATAIFRFKLGMLTVLAGSCAAGVALRMAGVI, from the coding sequence ATGGACACCCGGAATGTTCAAGCAGGAGCTGATGCCGGTCACGGCATCAGCTTCGGCGAAGCCTTTCGCGTCTGGCTCCGCGTCGCCTGCTTGAGCTTTGGCGGGCCCGCGGGCCAGATCGCGGTGATGCACCGCATCCTGGTCGAGGAGAAGAGGTGGATCTCCGAAGGCCGTTTCCTGCATGCGCTGAACTATTGCATGCTGCTGCCGGGGCCGGAGGCGCAGCAGCTCGCGACCTATGTGGGCTGGCTGATGCATCGCACCGCCGGCGGGCTGATGGCGGGCGGGCTGTTCGTCCTGCCCGGCATCATCGCCATCATGGGCCTGAGCTACATCTACGCGGCTTTCGGCAATGTCAGCTTCGTCGAGGCGCTGTTCTTCGGCCTCAAGGCCGCCGTGCTCGCCATCGTGGTCGAGGCCGTGGTCCGCGTCGGCAAGCGCGCGCTGAAGAATCGCATCATGATCGCGCTCGCCGCCATCGCCTTCGTCGCGATCTTCTTCTTCGCGGTTCCCTTCCCAATCATCATCATCGCCGCCGGCATCATCGGTTATGCTGGCGCGCGCAGCGGCCGTCCGGAATTCGCGCCAGCCGGCCACGGCGATGGCGGCAGCACCGCCGCGATCGACAGCATGCTGGGCGAAGCCGTGCCCGAGCATGTCCGCCCGAACACCGCCCGCGCGATCCGCGTCGGCGCGCTGTGGCTCGCGCTCTGGCTGGTGCCCGTGAGCGCGCTGCTCCTGATCCTCGGCCAGGCCAGCGTGTTCAGCCAGATCGCGCTGTTCTTCTCGAAGATGGCGCTGGTCACCTTCGGCGGCGCCTATGCCGTGCTGGCTTATGTCGCCCAGCAGGCGGTCGAGCATTATCACTGGCTGAAGCCGCACGAGATGCTCGACGGCCTCGGCATGGCCGAGACCACCCCGGGCCCGCTGATCATGGTGCTGCAGTTCGTGGGCTTCATGGCTGCCTACCGCGACCCGAGCGGCCTGTCGCCCATGCTGGCGGCCACGCTGGGCGGACTGCTCGCGACCTGGGTCACCTTCACGCCATGCTTCCTCTGGATCTTCGTCGGCGCCCCCTATATCGAGCGCCTGCGCGGCAACACGGGCCTCGCCGGCGCGCTCAGCGCGATCACTGCCGCCGTCGTCGGCGTGATCCTCAACCTCTCGATCTGGTTCGCGCTGCACACGCTGTTCCGCGAGACCGTGCCGGTGCATGCGTTTCCGCTGAACTTCGACATGCCGGTGCTGACCAGCGTCGATATCCCCGCGCTGCTGCTGTCGATCGCCGCCGCCACCGCGATCTTCCGCTTCAAGCTGGGGATGCTGACAGTGCTGGCGGGAAGCTGCGCGGCGGGCGTGGCGCTGCGGATGGCGGGAGTGATTTAG